In one window of Vibrio pelagius DNA:
- a CDS encoding MFS transporter, with the protein MSIFRFPLLVWLGIGTLIISLGIRQSFGIFMMPISEHFNTGREFFSFAIALQNLLFGVFQPFVGMAADKWGARRIIIAGACAYGVGLLLTSISTESSMLYISLGALIGLGLSATSYVIVLGAVAKVVPAEHAAKAFGLTTAAGSFGMFAVIPGAQYMLNEFDWQSAMQVFALLCCLMISFALFIRAPKSKNAAKTQTANAEDSQTLKQALSEAFAHKGYWLIHAGFFVCGFHVMFIATHLPSYLADKDLPASSAAMALAYVGIFNIFGSYFWGVMGDKFSKRHVMSALYLVRTVVIGAFVTLPVTESTAAIFGAAIGFCWLGTVPLTSGLVRQIFGARYLSTLYGLVFFTHQVGSFLGAWVGGRIYDYYGSYEPIWWSTVVLAFAAALIHLPINDKPIERLKMAKA; encoded by the coding sequence ATGAGTATTTTCCGCTTTCCCTTACTGGTATGGCTTGGGATCGGCACATTAATCATCAGTCTAGGGATCAGACAATCGTTCGGCATTTTCATGATGCCTATTTCCGAACACTTCAACACTGGTCGTGAGTTCTTTAGCTTTGCTATCGCACTGCAAAACCTGTTGTTTGGTGTTTTTCAGCCGTTTGTTGGTATGGCTGCTGACAAATGGGGCGCTCGACGCATTATCATCGCAGGCGCATGTGCTTATGGCGTAGGTCTGCTTCTTACTTCCATTTCTACCGAATCGAGCATGCTATACATCTCTCTCGGCGCGCTGATCGGTTTAGGTTTGAGTGCTACAAGTTATGTGATTGTGCTTGGTGCTGTCGCAAAGGTCGTCCCAGCGGAACACGCTGCAAAAGCCTTTGGTTTAACAACCGCTGCAGGTTCATTTGGTATGTTCGCGGTAATTCCCGGCGCGCAGTACATGCTTAACGAGTTTGATTGGCAGTCGGCAATGCAAGTATTCGCATTACTATGCTGCTTAATGATTTCGTTTGCTCTGTTCATACGAGCTCCTAAGTCGAAAAACGCAGCAAAAACACAAACTGCTAATGCAGAAGATTCACAGACACTGAAACAAGCATTGTCTGAAGCCTTTGCTCACAAAGGATACTGGCTTATCCACGCAGGCTTCTTTGTTTGTGGTTTCCACGTGATGTTTATTGCAACTCACTTACCAAGTTACTTGGCGGACAAAGATCTACCCGCTAGTAGCGCAGCAATGGCTCTTGCGTATGTCGGTATCTTTAACATCTTTGGCTCATATTTTTGGGGCGTAATGGGTGACAAGTTCAGCAAGCGTCATGTGATGTCGGCTCTTTATCTGGTGCGAACTGTGGTTATCGGCGCATTTGTAACGCTACCAGTGACAGAATCTACAGCAGCGATTTTTGGTGCTGCGATTGGCTTTTGTTGGTTAGGTACAGTGCCACTGACATCAGGCTTGGTTCGTCAGATCTTCGGTGCGCGTTACCTATCTACCCTGTATGGCTTGGTTTTCTTTACTCACCAAGTAGGTAGCTTCTTAGGGGCTTGGGTTGGCGGTCGAATCTACGATTACTACGGTTCTTACGAACCAATTTGGTGGTCGACAGTCGTGCTGGCTTTTGCTGCTGCCCTTATCCATTTACCAATTAATGACAAGCCAATTGAGCGTCTTAAGATGGCAAAGGCTTAA
- a CDS encoding sulfite exporter TauE/SafE family protein, giving the protein MELFDQTVIIAMALIFVGSFVQTAIGFGLAIVAAPLLFLVSPDYVPAPICLVGLFISIFNAMKHRSNISIGGLKVALLGRIPGSLAGGALLVMVSTSVLSLWLGLLVVFAVIVSLLPFRLEPTPAKMGIAGFFSGFFGTSSGIGGPPMALLLQHQDANQLRGNLSAFFVFSSIISLVVQIPIGFFTLHHLVITLPLLPAAWLGYKLALMTTQTLPKEQIRIGALLLCSISGVTAIWQGLAS; this is encoded by the coding sequence ATGGAACTGTTCGATCAGACAGTCATTATCGCAATGGCACTCATTTTTGTTGGCTCTTTCGTTCAAACCGCTATTGGTTTTGGCTTAGCTATTGTCGCGGCTCCGTTACTATTTCTTGTTTCACCAGATTATGTCCCTGCCCCAATCTGTTTAGTCGGTTTGTTTATCTCTATCTTCAATGCCATGAAGCACCGCAGCAATATTTCGATTGGTGGTCTCAAGGTGGCACTGCTGGGTCGAATTCCGGGTTCACTCGCAGGCGGTGCACTGTTAGTGATGGTATCAACCAGTGTCTTATCTTTATGGCTAGGCTTGTTGGTTGTGTTTGCTGTCATCGTGAGCCTACTTCCATTCAGATTAGAGCCGACACCAGCGAAAATGGGCATTGCAGGATTCTTCTCTGGCTTCTTTGGGACCAGTTCAGGCATTGGTGGTCCGCCAATGGCGCTATTGCTGCAACACCAAGATGCTAATCAACTGCGCGGTAATCTGTCTGCCTTCTTCGTATTCAGCTCAATTATCTCGCTGGTTGTTCAGATCCCAATTGGCTTTTTTACGTTGCATCATTTGGTGATTACCTTGCCACTGCTCCCAGCTGCTTGGTTAGGCTATAAACTTGCGTTGATGACGACACAAACTCTGCCTAAAGAACAGATTCGAATCGGGGCACTTTTGCTCTGCTCAATTAGTGGTGTCACAGCAATATGGCAAGGGTTAGCGAGTTGA
- the ribB gene encoding 3,4-dihydroxy-2-butanone-4-phosphate synthase, with translation MNQSSILAEFGEPIERVENALQALREGRGVLLLDDEDRENEGDIIYSVEHLTNEQMALMIRECSGIVCLCLTDEQANQLDLPPMVVDNNSANQTAFTVTIEAKVGVTTGVSAADRVTTIKTAANPSAKPSDLARPGHVFPLRARKGGVLARRGHTEGTVDLMQMAGLPSAGVLCEVTNPDGTMAKTPEIVAFGKLHNMPVLTIEDMVAYRNQFDLKLA, from the coding sequence ATGAATCAGTCTTCAATTTTGGCCGAATTTGGCGAACCAATCGAGCGTGTTGAAAACGCACTACAAGCACTACGCGAAGGTCGTGGCGTTCTTCTATTAGACGATGAAGATCGTGAAAACGAAGGCGACATCATCTACTCAGTAGAACACCTAACTAATGAGCAGATGGCACTGATGATCCGCGAATGTAGTGGTATAGTTTGCTTGTGCCTAACTGATGAACAAGCAAACCAACTTGACCTACCGCCAATGGTTGTTGATAACAACAGCGCTAACCAAACCGCTTTCACAGTGACTATCGAAGCGAAAGTGGGTGTAACAACTGGCGTTTCTGCAGCTGACCGCGTAACCACGATCAAAACTGCCGCTAACCCAAGTGCAAAACCAAGTGACTTAGCGCGCCCAGGTCACGTATTCCCACTGCGCGCTCGTAAAGGTGGTGTTTTGGCTCGTCGTGGTCACACTGAGGGTACCGTAGACCTGATGCAAATGGCTGGTCTGCCTTCTGCAGGCGTACTATGTGAAGTGACTAACCCAGACGGCACAATGGCGAAAACGCCAGAGATCGTTGCTTTTGGTAAACTGCACAACATGCCTGTATTGACTATCGAAGACATGGTTGCTTACCGCAATCAATTCGACCTAAAACTGGCATAA
- a CDS encoding LysR family transcriptional regulator: MDRLNAMRSFVEVANCSSFTQAADHLGMSRLQVSRHVQEIENWLKQRLLHRTTRKVSLTTAGEAALIRCERILHEAAELEVSALNMTDQLSGVIRISAPIALTQHLLLDVVEAFTELHPQVTIELFASDRFTQLVDERIDIALRFTESPDENLIARKLMKIDSVICAAPSYLEQNTPIKHISDLREHNCFRHLGVSQWQFVKDNQQHSVDVSGTITANDVGVLVQATCRGKGIMRLPCDIANPIIERGDLVPILTDYVIPTNTLWAVYLSRSYQLPVVRQFIDFLADTWSQDIVRPS; this comes from the coding sequence TTGGATAGATTAAATGCGATGCGCAGTTTTGTAGAAGTTGCAAACTGTTCGAGTTTTACTCAAGCCGCTGACCACTTGGGTATGAGTCGACTTCAGGTTTCGAGGCATGTTCAAGAGATTGAAAACTGGTTGAAACAAAGACTATTACACCGAACGACTCGCAAAGTCAGTTTAACCACAGCGGGTGAGGCAGCGTTGATTCGATGTGAGCGTATCTTGCATGAAGCTGCTGAGTTGGAAGTCAGTGCGCTTAATATGACAGATCAATTGTCGGGCGTTATTCGGATATCGGCTCCGATTGCATTGACACAACATCTACTGCTGGATGTGGTCGAAGCCTTCACAGAACTTCACCCACAGGTGACCATTGAGCTGTTCGCTTCAGATCGTTTTACGCAGTTGGTGGATGAACGAATTGATATCGCTCTGCGTTTTACTGAGTCTCCTGATGAGAACCTCATCGCACGTAAACTGATGAAGATTGATTCGGTAATATGCGCAGCACCTAGCTATTTAGAGCAGAATACTCCTATTAAACACATTTCAGATCTTAGAGAACACAACTGTTTTCGACATCTAGGTGTGTCGCAGTGGCAGTTTGTGAAAGACAACCAGCAGCATTCGGTCGATGTGTCAGGGACGATTACAGCCAATGATGTAGGAGTGTTGGTTCAAGCCACTTGTCGAGGAAAGGGCATTATGAGATTGCCTTGTGACATCGCTAATCCGATTATTGAACGGGGTGATTTAGTCCCGATCCTTACTGATTATGTTATACCGACGAACACTTTATGGGCGGTGTATCTTTCGCGAAGCTACCAACTGCCAGTTGTGCGTCAGTTCATTGATTTTTTGGCCGACACTTGGTCGCAGGACATTGTTCGACCGAGTTAG
- a CDS encoding NAD(P)-dependent oxidoreductase yields MKVAVLGATGWIGSHITQEATSRGHEVVAIVRDTSKVEQQGIEARNFDLQDPQAKINDVTSDVDVVIASIGGRALGNHELVKQSAEKLLSELPSGRRLMWVGGAGSLEVAPNVALVTVPDFPEEYKAEALAQGEALKVFKESNSDVQWTFVSPAAEIFPGETTSQYRIGGDQLLTDAEGNSKISVSDYAIAMLDVLESGEHINKRIGVAY; encoded by the coding sequence ATGAAAGTTGCAGTATTAGGCGCAACAGGTTGGATTGGTAGCCACATAACTCAAGAAGCCACATCACGTGGTCACGAAGTTGTTGCGATTGTGAGAGATACAAGCAAAGTGGAACAGCAAGGTATCGAGGCGCGTAATTTCGATCTGCAAGATCCACAAGCGAAGATCAACGATGTGACGTCGGATGTCGATGTGGTGATTGCTTCAATTGGCGGACGTGCACTTGGCAACCATGAGTTGGTAAAACAGAGTGCAGAAAAGCTACTATCAGAGTTGCCGAGCGGTCGTCGTTTAATGTGGGTCGGAGGTGCTGGCTCACTGGAAGTTGCACCTAACGTTGCTTTAGTTACGGTTCCAGACTTCCCAGAAGAATACAAAGCGGAAGCGCTCGCTCAAGGTGAAGCTCTCAAAGTTTTCAAAGAATCAAACAGCGACGTACAGTGGACTTTTGTGAGTCCAGCAGCGGAGATTTTCCCAGGTGAAACAACGTCTCAATATCGTATTGGTGGTGATCAACTGTTAACGGATGCAGAAGGCAACAGCAAAATTTCAGTATCAGATTACGCTATTGCAATGCTTGATGTTCTTGAAAGCGGCGAACACATCAATAAAAGAATCGGTGTCGCTTACTAA
- a CDS encoding cupin domain-containing protein, whose product MLNMDFSKRLVIETNPMEWVASPAKGVWRKPLEREAKESGHTTSVVKYDPESSFSEHPHPKGEEIFVLEGVFSDETGDFPAGTYIRNPPGSAHSPSSKNGCTILVKLNQFDDRDLAQVRIDTNQTEWFPGIGGLQVVPLHEFEHEHVALVKWPVGERFQPHRHFGGEEIFVLSGTFQDEHGVYPKHTWMRSPHMSEHFPFVEEETVILVKTGHLPL is encoded by the coding sequence ATGTTAAACATGGATTTTTCGAAAAGGTTAGTGATTGAAACTAACCCTATGGAATGGGTAGCAAGCCCTGCCAAAGGCGTGTGGCGAAAGCCATTAGAGCGCGAAGCTAAAGAGTCGGGCCACACGACCAGCGTGGTTAAGTACGATCCTGAATCCTCTTTTTCTGAACACCCTCATCCTAAGGGTGAAGAGATCTTTGTGTTAGAAGGCGTATTCTCTGATGAAACGGGAGACTTCCCCGCAGGCACCTATATTCGTAATCCTCCAGGCAGCGCTCACTCCCCATCAAGTAAGAATGGCTGTACGATTTTGGTTAAATTGAATCAGTTCGATGATAGAGATTTGGCTCAGGTGAGAATCGATACCAACCAAACCGAGTGGTTCCCAGGTATTGGTGGCCTGCAAGTAGTGCCTCTACATGAATTTGAGCATGAGCACGTCGCTTTGGTTAAGTGGCCTGTTGGTGAACGCTTTCAGCCGCACCGTCATTTTGGCGGTGAAGAGATCTTCGTGTTATCTGGGACTTTTCAAGATGAGCATGGCGTGTATCCTAAACACACTTGGATGCGCAGCCCACACATGAGTGAGCACTTTCCATTTGTAGAAGAAGAGACAGTGATTTTGGTGAAAACAGGCCACCTTCCTCTGTAA
- a CDS encoding LysR family transcriptional regulator, which produces MLNQINLSDIRSFVLIARLGNFTKAAEELGVSRSHVSRQVSSLEKQMGVTLFIRTTRTLRLTHAGEELYQRCEQALDNIDQALIAAVDDVEEVRGDIKVNCVGGYLGEVVIADLVNEFMQLYPDISISLDFSSHRVDLIEDAFDIAFRMGSLEDAGFIARKLLDIEMGTLASPGYFERKGKPVHPKELTQHDCLTGSVRRWSFQALEDSKKTVDVHVNGRLQCKNGRVLVQGAMAGNGIIRVPTIYCLEELNNQQLVQVFDEWVVPSVDFSAIYHRDRYQPSRIRTFIDFVKNRFEEMSVS; this is translated from the coding sequence ATGCTCAATCAAATTAACCTGTCTGATATTCGTTCATTTGTTCTCATTGCGCGCTTAGGCAATTTCACTAAAGCGGCAGAAGAGTTAGGTGTCTCTCGTTCCCATGTCTCTCGTCAAGTAAGCAGCCTAGAAAAGCAGATGGGCGTAACCTTATTTATTCGTACTACGCGAACGCTGCGCCTAACTCATGCTGGTGAAGAGCTTTACCAACGCTGCGAGCAAGCCTTAGACAATATAGACCAAGCCTTGATTGCTGCAGTTGATGATGTTGAGGAAGTGCGTGGTGATATCAAAGTGAACTGCGTTGGTGGGTATCTTGGTGAGGTGGTCATTGCTGACCTTGTGAATGAGTTCATGCAGCTTTATCCAGATATCAGTATCAGTTTAGATTTCAGTAGCCACCGTGTGGATCTGATTGAAGACGCTTTTGACATCGCCTTTCGCATGGGGAGCTTGGAAGATGCAGGCTTTATCGCCCGTAAGTTACTCGATATCGAAATGGGTACACTTGCCAGCCCTGGGTATTTTGAGCGCAAAGGTAAACCGGTTCACCCAAAAGAGCTCACGCAGCATGACTGTTTAACGGGTTCGGTTCGTAGATGGAGTTTTCAAGCTTTGGAAGACAGTAAGAAAACCGTTGATGTTCATGTGAATGGGCGTTTGCAGTGCAAGAATGGCCGAGTATTAGTTCAAGGGGCGATGGCGGGCAACGGTATTATTCGTGTTCCTACAATTTACTGTTTGGAAGAACTGAACAACCAGCAGCTAGTTCAAGTGTTTGATGAGTGGGTTGTACCGAGCGTGGACTTTTCTGCAATCTATCATCGTGATCGCTATCAGCCGAGCCGAATCCGCACCTTTATAGACTTTGTTAAGAATCGTTTTGAAGAGATGTCGGTGAGTTAG
- a CDS encoding SDR family oxidoreductase, which translates to MKKLIVITGASSGIGEAIARRLSDEGHPLLLLARRIDRLEALNLPNSLAVKVDVTDQASFEAAIAQGEEKFGPVDALINNAGAMLLGQIDTQDASEWKRMFDVNVLGLLNGMQAVLAPMKERNSGTIINISSIAGKKTFPNHAAYCGTKFAVHAISENVREEVAAANVRVTTIAPGAVETELLSHTTSQEIKDGYGEWKEQMGGVLAADDIARAVSFAYQQPQNVCIREIALAPTKQEP; encoded by the coding sequence ATGAAAAAACTAATCGTAATCACAGGTGCTAGTTCAGGTATTGGTGAAGCAATCGCTCGTCGTCTAAGCGATGAAGGTCACCCTCTGCTGCTTTTGGCTCGTCGTATTGACCGTCTTGAAGCGCTAAACCTACCAAACTCTCTAGCAGTAAAAGTAGACGTAACTGACCAAGCATCATTCGAAGCTGCGATTGCACAAGGTGAAGAGAAGTTCGGCCCTGTTGACGCACTAATCAACAACGCTGGCGCAATGCTTCTGGGCCAAATCGATACTCAAGACGCATCTGAGTGGAAACGTATGTTCGATGTGAACGTGCTTGGCCTTCTAAACGGCATGCAAGCTGTTCTTGCACCAATGAAAGAGCGTAACAGCGGCACAATCATCAACATCAGCTCAATTGCGGGTAAGAAAACATTCCCGAACCACGCAGCTTACTGTGGTACTAAGTTCGCTGTACACGCTATCTCTGAAAACGTACGTGAAGAAGTGGCTGCAGCAAACGTTCGTGTAACAACAATTGCACCAGGCGCGGTGGAAACTGAACTTCTTTCTCACACAACATCTCAAGAGATCAAAGATGGTTACGGTGAGTGGAAAGAGCAAATGGGTGGCGTACTAGCAGCTGACGACATTGCTCGCGCAGTATCATTCGCTTACCAGCAACCACAAAACGTATGTATCCGTGAAATCGCTCTAGCACCAACTAAGCAAGAGCCATAA
- a CDS encoding TRAP transporter permease translates to MDITPDNQHPSSQPLPYEKLVNATGYLTLVVAVALSVFQIWQGVSSTISATYFRPIHLCWVLVLIFLHYPLIANRENKFFVVGKLIDVILCGVVVFAGYRLWIFDYNDINHLFYGLQFADMFAGCTLLALLLEGCRRTVGWVMVFIAALFLAYSALGDMLPSGFAIKAYSLQELIQFQIYSANGVFGSALGIAATTVFIFVLFGAFLEVTGAGKFFIDLAFSIAGKYRGGPAKAAVLASAGLGSISGSAIANTVTTGSITIPMMKKLGYKPEQAAGIEAAASTGGQIMPPIMGAGAFVMAQFTGVPYSEIMIASIAPAILYFFCTLLYVHLMACKLNLQAVSKTEAVIAVMKDGAHHLIPLILITALLMMAYSPLLVGVAGCSAILMTAALRKHSRIGLKKFIEGMKNGALMALPISAACGAAGIIVGVVGQTGIGLQFTQFVMDFSGGYMLIALGLISLVALVLGMGLPVTAAYIVLAVMAVPMLTDFGLPLLTAHLIVFWLSQTSNVTPPIALAAFAGAGVANANPMKSSVEAFKLAGGLFIIPIMMAYTSIVNPNDGMPALLFSIVQTLTIIVAIAIAIEGYLIRSLNMVERLVALLAIPLLLLNPFGLGPLGIVIIIGLIVIQWRSREVAQQA, encoded by the coding sequence ATGGATATTACCCCTGATAATCAACACCCTTCTTCACAACCGCTTCCGTATGAAAAATTGGTCAATGCTACGGGCTACCTGACACTGGTTGTTGCGGTGGCATTGTCTGTTTTTCAAATTTGGCAGGGTGTTAGCTCAACCATTTCCGCGACCTATTTCAGACCTATCCACTTATGTTGGGTGTTGGTATTGATCTTTCTTCACTATCCATTGATCGCCAATCGGGAGAACAAATTCTTTGTGGTCGGTAAGCTGATCGATGTGATCTTGTGTGGTGTGGTGGTCTTTGCAGGATACCGCTTGTGGATTTTCGATTACAACGACATCAACCATCTATTCTATGGCCTTCAGTTTGCCGACATGTTTGCAGGTTGTACTTTGCTAGCATTGCTACTGGAAGGGTGTCGACGCACCGTAGGTTGGGTGATGGTGTTCATTGCGGCTCTGTTTCTTGCATACAGTGCATTGGGCGATATGTTGCCAAGTGGTTTTGCAATTAAGGCATACAGCTTACAAGAGCTGATCCAGTTCCAGATTTATTCTGCGAATGGCGTATTTGGCTCGGCCCTCGGTATTGCAGCGACAACGGTATTCATCTTCGTGTTGTTTGGTGCTTTTCTTGAAGTCACGGGCGCGGGTAAGTTCTTTATCGATCTCGCATTCTCGATTGCAGGTAAATACCGTGGCGGCCCAGCTAAAGCAGCAGTATTGGCTTCGGCAGGTTTAGGTTCTATTTCAGGATCTGCAATTGCAAATACAGTAACGACTGGCTCTATCACCATTCCGATGATGAAGAAGCTTGGCTATAAACCAGAGCAAGCTGCGGGTATTGAAGCTGCTGCCTCAACGGGTGGGCAGATCATGCCACCGATCATGGGGGCGGGTGCGTTCGTGATGGCGCAGTTTACCGGTGTGCCTTATAGCGAAATCATGATCGCCTCGATTGCACCGGCGATTCTCTACTTCTTCTGTACTCTGCTCTACGTTCACCTAATGGCCTGCAAACTGAATCTGCAAGCGGTGAGCAAAACCGAAGCGGTAATTGCAGTAATGAAAGATGGTGCGCATCACCTGATTCCGCTTATTCTTATTACAGCGCTGCTTATGATGGCGTATTCACCGCTTTTGGTGGGTGTTGCGGGTTGTAGTGCGATTCTAATGACGGCGGCACTTCGTAAGCACAGCCGTATCGGTTTAAAGAAGTTCATTGAAGGTATGAAGAATGGTGCGTTAATGGCGTTACCAATTTCTGCTGCTTGTGGTGCTGCTGGCATAATCGTTGGTGTGGTAGGTCAAACCGGCATTGGACTTCAGTTCACTCAGTTTGTGATGGACTTTTCTGGTGGCTACATGCTTATCGCACTGGGCTTAATCAGTTTGGTGGCCTTGGTGCTCGGAATGGGTCTACCAGTTACGGCGGCATACATCGTACTTGCAGTTATGGCGGTACCAATGCTGACAGACTTTGGTTTGCCTCTGTTAACGGCTCACCTCATCGTATTCTGGTTGTCACAGACTTCTAACGTAACACCACCGATCGCACTTGCTGCCTTTGCTGGTGCAGGTGTTGCAAACGCGAATCCAATGAAGTCATCGGTAGAGGCATTTAAGCTTGCTGGTGGCTTGTTCATCATCCCAATCATGATGGCATACACTAGTATCGTAAATCCGAACGATGGCATGCCAGCGTTGCTATTCTCTATCGTTCAAACGCTGACGATCATTGTGGCCATCGCTATTGCGATTGAGGGTTATCTGATTCGCTCACTGAACATGGTAGAACGTTTGGTGGCATTGCTCGCTATCCCGTTGTTACTCCTCAACCCATTCGGCCTAGGTCCTTTGGGTATCGTCATTATCATCGGACTAATAGTGATTCAATGGCGTAGCCGTGAGGTCGCTCAACAAGCCTAA
- a CDS encoding TAXI family TRAP transporter solute-binding subunit: MIVLKRNLLVALFAILPAMASAENYSIGTGGQSGIYYPFGGALAKVWSENVPDVNAKAEVTAASVENTIKVVRGDMIAGIAMGNVVLDAYNGEGKFPKKMPVKTLFALYPNLVHTITLKDSGIDSLSQLKGKRVSLGAPASGTAVTSAALLESMGIDVKKDIDAVYLNYSETTNALANGQIDVGFIVGGQGVGAVTQIALTHDIKVLSISEEESANFMKQYPAYSAYDIPAGVYNKVDPVSTLSVWNVLVVNANMSDDMAYNLTKAAFENIGDIRKVVKMAEMTTPENASRLQGVPLHAGAQKYLDSVSK; this comes from the coding sequence ATGATTGTGCTTAAACGTAATTTATTAGTGGCTTTATTCGCGATTCTGCCTGCAATGGCAAGTGCCGAAAACTACTCAATTGGTACCGGTGGTCAAAGTGGTATCTACTATCCATTCGGTGGTGCGCTGGCTAAGGTTTGGTCTGAAAACGTGCCAGATGTGAATGCTAAAGCGGAAGTCACCGCAGCTTCAGTCGAGAACACCATTAAGGTAGTGCGTGGCGATATGATCGCAGGTATCGCTATGGGTAACGTTGTTCTAGACGCATACAACGGTGAGGGTAAATTCCCGAAAAAAATGCCAGTGAAAACGCTGTTTGCTCTATACCCAAACTTAGTGCATACCATCACTCTTAAAGATTCGGGTATTGACTCTCTATCACAACTAAAAGGTAAGCGTGTTTCTCTTGGTGCGCCTGCAAGTGGTACGGCGGTAACGTCGGCGGCACTACTTGAATCAATGGGCATTGACGTTAAAAAAGACATCGATGCGGTTTACCTAAACTACTCAGAAACGACCAACGCACTGGCAAATGGTCAAATTGATGTTGGTTTTATTGTTGGTGGTCAAGGCGTAGGTGCGGTGACTCAGATTGCTCTTACTCATGATATTAAAGTGCTATCTATCTCTGAGGAAGAGAGTGCAAACTTCATGAAGCAGTACCCTGCTTACAGTGCATATGACATCCCAGCGGGTGTTTACAATAAGGTTGACCCTGTATCAACGCTTAGCGTGTGGAATGTGTTGGTGGTTAACGCGAACATGAGCGATGACATGGCGTACAACCTAACTAAGGCTGCATTTGAGAACATTGGCGACATTCGTAAAGTGGTAAAAATGGCAGAAATGACAACACCAGAGAATGCATCTCGACTACAAGGTGTACCACTACACGCTGGTGCTCAAAAGTATCTAGATTCTGTTAGCAAGTAA
- the ompW gene encoding outer membrane protein OmpW: protein MKKTVCGIAVLSALMSANVLAHSEGDFIVRVGAATVSPNESSGAVAGSSNIEFGVDSDTQLGLTLGYMFTDNISFEVLAATPFSHNISATGLGEIADTKHLPPTFMVQYYFGTAESDFRPYVGAGINYTVFFDEGSKIAGLSDVSLDDSWGLAANVGMDYMINDDWFLNASVWYADIDTTAKYNLGGTNYSTDVDIDPWVFMIGGGYNF, encoded by the coding sequence ATGAAAAAAACAGTATGTGGTATTGCAGTACTTTCAGCCCTTATGTCTGCTAACGTTCTTGCTCACAGCGAAGGCGATTTCATCGTTCGTGTTGGAGCGGCAACGGTATCTCCAAACGAGAGCAGTGGTGCTGTAGCTGGCAGCTCAAACATCGAGTTTGGTGTTGATTCGGATACTCAGCTTGGTCTAACGCTTGGTTACATGTTTACTGATAACATCAGCTTTGAAGTTCTAGCAGCTACACCGTTCTCCCACAATATTTCTGCGACTGGTCTTGGTGAAATTGCAGATACTAAGCACCTTCCACCAACATTCATGGTTCAATACTACTTCGGTACTGCAGAGAGCGATTTCCGCCCTTACGTGGGTGCGGGTATCAACTACACAGTATTCTTCGATGAAGGTTCTAAAATTGCTGGCCTAAGCGATGTATCTCTAGATGACTCTTGGGGTCTTGCCGCGAACGTTGGTATGGACTACATGATCAACGATGACTGGTTCCTAAACGCTTCTGTATGGTACGCAGATATTGATACGACTGCGAAATACAACCTAGGTGGTACAAATTACTCTACGGACGTAGACATCGACCCGTGGGTATTCATGATCGGTGGTGGTTACAATTTCTAA